A region from the Fusarium graminearum PH-1 chromosome 4, whole genome shotgun sequence genome encodes:
- a CDS encoding nucleotide-binding protein 2: MGLTKVKHIILVLSGKGGVGKSSVTTQLALSLTSAGHSVGILDVDLTGPSIPRMLSIEASKVTQVPGGWAPVLVHEADESKGLGSLHAMSLGFLLPKRGDAVVWRGPKKTAMIRQFLKDVLWDETDYLLIDTPPGTSDEHISLAETLQKDATLGQVAGAVVVTTPQAVATADVRKELNFCTKTNIRVLGVVENMSGYVCPHCSECTDIFGSGGGKSMAEEFNVPFLGSVPMDAQFIALLEEGQRPTYPSGTTVGGKDISTKETETRTQEGNLVDKYQDCSLSHVFKDITDKVLVNVGG; this comes from the exons ATGGGCCTCACAAAAGTCAAACACATCATCCTG GTCCTCTCAGGCAAAGGAGGAGTAGGCAAATCATCAGTTACAACACAATTAGCCTTGTCGCTCACATCAGCTGGTCATTCTGTTGGTATTCTCGATGTAGATTTGACAGGTCCTTCAATTCCGCGCATGCTCTCTATTGAAGCATCCAAAGTCACTCAAGTTCCTGGAGGATGGGCGCCCGTACTGGTTCACGAAGCCGATGAGTCAAAAGGGCTGGGGAGTCTGCATGCTATGAGTCTGGGTTTTCTTCTCCCCAAAAGAGGCGATGCCGTTGTTTGGAGAGGGCCGAAAAAGACAGCAATGATCCGACAATTCCTCAAGGACGTACTTTGGGATGAGACAGATTATCTACTCATCGACACACCACCGGGAACAAGCGACGAACACATCTCCCTCGCCGAGACACTTCAAAAGGATGCAACACTAGGGCAAGTCGCGGGCGCAGTCGTCGTTACAACACCACAAGCCGTTGCCACAGCCGACGTGcgcaaggagctcaacttttgcacaaagacaaacatcCGGGTCCTTGGAGTGGTGGAAAACATGAGCGGCTACGTGTGTCCGCACTGCTCCGAATGCACCGACATCTTTGGGTCCGGGGGAGGAAAGTCCATGGCCGAAGAGTTCAACGTTCCATTTCTAGGGTCTGTGCCGATGGATGCACAATTTATCGCCCTGTTGGAGGAGGGACAGAGACCGACCTACCCGTCTGGTACGACTGTCGGAGGGAAGGACATTTCTAccaaagagacagaaacacGAACGCAGGAGGGAAATTTGGTGGATAAGTACCAGGATTGTTCACTATCCCATGTGTTCAAGGATATTACGGACAAGGTGTTGGTTAACGTGGGAGGTTAG